One part of the Raphanus sativus cultivar WK10039 chromosome 7, ASM80110v3, whole genome shotgun sequence genome encodes these proteins:
- the LOC130494656 gene encoding paired amphipathic helix protein Sin3-like 4 isoform X2 has translation MVGDKPTTSNALDYLKIVKKTYQDKVEVYESFLEVMKDFKALRMDTCGVILRVKELFKEEKELLLGFNIFLPKGFEITIEGDQTLPDNVDFDEAISYMKKTRFQGNNMHAYISFLDILNMYKKEKKSIVEIYNEVAVLFRDHQDLLAEFANFLPHYR, from the exons ATGGTTGGAGATAAACCAACTACGAGTAATGCACTTGACTATCTAAAGATTGTGAAGAAAACATATCAAGATAAAGTTGAAGTATACGAGTCCTTTCTTGAGGTGATGAAGGACTTCAAAGCTCTGAG AATGGATACGTGTGGTGTCATATTAAGAGTAAAGGAACTCTTTAAGGAGGAAAAAGAACTGCTTTTgggttttaatatatttttgccAAAAGGTTTCGAGATAACCATCGAAGGTGACCAAACTCTACCAGATAACGTTGACTTTGACGAGGCAATTAGTTATATGAAGAAG ACAAGGTTTCAGGGGAATAATATGCATGCGTACATCTcttttttggatattttgaaCATGTAcaagaaggaaaagaaaagcATAGTTGAAATCTACAATGAG GTGGCTGTTCTTTTCCGGGATCATCAAGATTTGCTCGCGGAGTTTGCCAACTTTCTCCCTCACTATAGATGA
- the LOC130494656 gene encoding paired amphipathic helix protein Sin3-like 4 isoform X1: protein MVGDKPTTSNALDYLKIVKKTYQDKVEVYESFLEVMKDFKALRMDTCGVILRVKELFKEEKELLLGFNIFLPKGFEITIEGDQTLPDNVDFDEAISYMKKVRTRFQGNNMHAYISFLDILNMYKKEKKSIVEIYNEVAVLFRDHQDLLAEFANFLPHYR from the exons ATGGTTGGAGATAAACCAACTACGAGTAATGCACTTGACTATCTAAAGATTGTGAAGAAAACATATCAAGATAAAGTTGAAGTATACGAGTCCTTTCTTGAGGTGATGAAGGACTTCAAAGCTCTGAG AATGGATACGTGTGGTGTCATATTAAGAGTAAAGGAACTCTTTAAGGAGGAAAAAGAACTGCTTTTgggttttaatatatttttgccAAAAGGTTTCGAGATAACCATCGAAGGTGACCAAACTCTACCAGATAACGTTGACTTTGACGAGGCAATTAGTTATATGAAGAAGGTCAGG ACAAGGTTTCAGGGGAATAATATGCATGCGTACATCTcttttttggatattttgaaCATGTAcaagaaggaaaagaaaagcATAGTTGAAATCTACAATGAG GTGGCTGTTCTTTTCCGGGATCATCAAGATTTGCTCGCGGAGTTTGCCAACTTTCTCCCTCACTATAGATGA
- the LOC108817708 gene encoding paired amphipathic helix protein Sin3-like 4 isoform X3 — MVGGGSAQKLTTNDALAYLKAVKDKFQDNRQKYDEFLEVMKDFKAQRVDTSGVILRVKELFKGNRELILGFNTFLPKGFEITLLPEEDDQPLPKKPVEFEEAISFVNKIKTRFQGDDRVYKSFLDILNMYRKENKSITEVYQEVATLFRDHHDLLVEFTHFLPDTSGATSTNDIVKMSVRDRGGIKSLPAMRDSDKKDRAIASHTDRDLKTEHMDLDQERSLLKESKEDVRRIEKKNDYMDEQKGQFLHSKKKLTLRDGDSNETSNQGREGDKFCGAVATSSTKDDKGHVLELAFVDRVKAKLNTSDYQEFLRCLNLFSKEIISQPELQSLVSNLIGGYPELMEAFRVFLVQCEKNDGLLSGIVTKKSLWSDGKCPQPTKSQDKDTDREREKTERCRERDREKDRLEKAAASQKWAKPISELDLSNCEQCTPSYRLLPKNYPIPIAFFFLFGILLFAACLCNCVCW; from the exons ATGGTTGGAGGAGGAAGTGCGCAGAAGCTAACTACAAATGATGCACTTGCGTATCTCAAGGCAGTCAAGGATAAGTTTCAAGATAATCGCCAAAAGTATGATGAGTTTCTTGAGGTCATGAAAGATTTTAAAGCTCAGag AGTTGATACTAGTGGTGTTATATTGAGGGTGAAAGAGCTGTTCAAAGGGAACAGAGAGCTGATCTTGGGTTTCAATACTTTCTTACCAAAGGGTTTTGAGATAACCCTCTTACCCGAAGAAGATGACCAACCTCTCCCAAAGAAACCTGTTGAGTTTGAGGAAGCTATTAGTTTTGTCAACAAGATTAAG ACAAGATTTCAAGGTGATGACCGTGTATACAAATCGTTCTTAGACATTCTGAATATGTATAGAAAGGAAAACAAGTCCATTACTGAGGTCTACCAGGAG GTGGCTACCCTTTTCCGGGACCATCATGATTTGCTTGTGGAGTTCACTCACTTTCTCCCTGATACTTCGGGAGCTACCTCTACTAATGATATTGTAAAAATGTCTGTACGTGACCGAGGAGGCATTAAATCTCTTCCCGCCATGCGAGACTCTGATAAG AAGGACCGGGCCATTGCTTCACATACGGACCGTGACCTCAAAACTGAACACATGGACCTAGACCAGGAGAGATCTTTGCTGAAAGAAAGTAAAGAAGACGTTAGACGCATTGAGAAAAAGAATGATTACATGGATGAACAGAAAGGGCAGTTCCTCCACAGTAAAAAGAAGCTGACACTAAGGGATGGCGATTCTAACGAAACCTCGAATCAGGGTAGAGAAGGAGACAAGTTTTGTGGAGCCGTCGCCACTTCATCtactaaagatgataaag GACATGTCCTAGAACTTGCTTTTGTTGATCGAGTGAAGGCAAAGCTTAATACCTCTGACTACCAAGAGTTCTTACGATGTCTCAATCTCTTTTCAAAGGAAATAATCAGCCAACCGGAACTGCAGTCTTTG GTGAGCAATTTAATTGGAGGATATCCAGAGCTTATGGAAGCCTTCAGAGTCTTTTTGGTTCAGTGTGAAAAGAATG ATGGATTACTCTCTGGTATTGTGACTAAGA AATCCTTGTGGAGTGATGGAAAATGTCCTCAGCCTACTAAGTCACAGGACAAAGATACAGACAGAGAACGTGAGAAGACTGAAAGGTGCAGAGAAAGGGACCGTGAGAAGGATAGGCTAGAAAAGGCGGCAGCGAGCCAGAAATGGGCTAAACCTATCAGCGAACTAGATCTCTCCAACTGTGAACAATGCACTCCTAGTTACCGGTTACTTCCAAAGAAT TATCCAATTCCCattgcctttttttttctttttggtattcTGCTATTTGCTGCTTGTTTGTGTAATTGTGTTTGTTGGTAG